A single genomic interval of Nostoc commune NIES-4072 harbors:
- a CDS encoding glycosyltransferase, translating to MKIALVHDYLTQRGGAERVFELLCKRYPEADIFTSLYDPEKTIDLGDRIVNTTFLQKIPGAVKYFRSMAPLYFPAFRALDLQDYDLIISSSTSFAKAVRKNPNARHICFCHNVTRFLWDTATYLREYGDYRYFAPLIEQIFQVMRKVDLKYAQEPDLYIANSSVVARRIESIYGKKAMMVNYPIDTSKFLFSDIKEEYYLASARMISYKRLDIIVEAFNWLGWRLLISGDGPELARLKSKALKNIEFLGHVSDKTRKDLFSKAKSIIVAALEDYGLVPVEANASGTPVIAYGAGGVLDTQIPGETGVFFKRQTPESLQIALLEANGISWDYDRIRNHAVTNFSENAFFSKVEQIINQACGVHQIFI from the coding sequence ATGAAAATTGCTCTAGTCCACGATTATTTAACCCAGCGAGGTGGGGCAGAGCGTGTGTTTGAACTGCTTTGTAAGCGCTATCCCGAAGCAGATATTTTCACATCTCTGTACGATCCAGAAAAAACTATTGATCTAGGCGATCGCATAGTAAACACAACCTTTTTGCAAAAGATTCCTGGTGCAGTAAAATATTTTAGGTCAATGGCTCCTCTATATTTTCCTGCCTTTCGTGCCTTGGATCTGCAAGACTACGATTTAATTATTAGCAGTAGCACCAGCTTCGCCAAAGCAGTACGAAAAAATCCCAATGCCCGCCACATTTGCTTCTGTCATAACGTCACCCGTTTCTTATGGGATACAGCAACCTATTTAAGAGAATACGGAGACTATAGATATTTTGCTCCTTTAATCGAACAAATATTTCAAGTAATGAGAAAGGTAGACCTGAAATATGCACAGGAACCTGACCTTTACATTGCTAATTCTAGTGTTGTTGCCCGCCGTATTGAAAGTATTTATGGCAAAAAGGCAATGATGGTAAACTATCCAATTGATACTAGTAAATTTCTTTTTTCTGATATAAAAGAAGAATATTATCTGGCCTCAGCCCGGATGATCAGCTATAAGCGCCTTGATATAATAGTTGAAGCTTTTAACTGGTTAGGATGGCGGTTATTAATCTCAGGTGATGGGCCTGAACTTGCTCGGTTAAAATCCAAAGCATTAAAAAATATTGAGTTCTTGGGACACGTAAGTGATAAAACCCGCAAAGACTTGTTTTCTAAAGCCAAGTCTATTATTGTCGCAGCCTTAGAAGATTACGGATTAGTTCCAGTAGAGGCTAATGCTAGTGGTACACCAGTCATCGCTTATGGTGCAGGTGGAGTATTAGATACTCAAATACCAGGTGAAACCGGAGTCTTTTTCAAAAGGCAAACACCCGAATCTCTACAAATTGCATTACTAGAAGCCAATGGCATTTCTTGGGATTACGATCGCATCCGTAACCATGCAGTAACAAACTTTTCAGAAAATGCCTTCTTTAGTAAAGTTGAGCAAATCATTAACCAAGCTTGTGGTGTGCATCAAATATTCATTTGA
- a CDS encoding GumC family protein, giving the protein MVQTSLNPQITPASETEPSYGQLFAVFVRRFPWFLTVLITSIAIAGMVTFKTKPTYKSSMQLLVEPNYQGKTEGGGVDNQFTDSNVVIDTATQLNLMQSSGLIQKAVDKLQSDYPDISVAEIKASLVLTQLRSKEDNVATKIFQVEYTAGDPEKTQKVLSAIRQVYVEYNKEQQNSRLQKGLQIIREQLSKASEEVNAAETNLQRFRRNQNLIDPESQAKAIETALNNIAQERQTTRAQYGEALARQKSLEEQLNRSPQNALVASRLSQSTRYQGLLNEIQKSELALAQERLRFTDATPSVQKLKEQLQSQKELLQQEVGRTLGEKSAGAFTNGDSLLEKGQLGQIDLSLAGQLVETQTTIVALTARDQTLAQKENELRFEIKRFPPLLAYYNRMLPQLQFSRERLEQLLRAEQQLRQELSKGGFNWEVVEEPQKGGQLGPNLQQNLLLGAVVGFMLGGIAAFIRESADDAVHTTAELEKQMAMPLLGTTPKLPPAKPRESMIKLPFGKPEVLAPWTIQVLQSPPRWESLDLIYKNIELLNTVANLKSLMITSALPDEGKSALALGLAMSAARLHKRVLLIDANLRDPNLHEQLNLPNEQGLSTLLASDATLPNQISLQYSGSAYIDILTAGPRPADPANLLSSPRMMELMAAFEENYDLVLIDAPPVLGLVDAMLTASSCRSVVMVASIGIVTRSQLNQATAMLSKLNLIGVVANGVSNSSSNYVPYVKQQQLALRQAVEK; this is encoded by the coding sequence GTGGTTCAAACTAGTCTAAATCCTCAGATAACTCCAGCTTCGGAAACTGAACCAAGCTACGGACAATTGTTTGCCGTATTTGTGCGAAGGTTTCCTTGGTTTCTAACAGTATTAATTACTTCTATTGCTATTGCAGGGATGGTAACTTTTAAAACCAAGCCAACTTATAAAAGTTCCATGCAACTGCTAGTAGAACCTAACTATCAAGGAAAAACAGAAGGAGGGGGTGTAGACAACCAATTTACTGACTCTAATGTGGTCATAGATACTGCAACTCAGCTTAACTTGATGCAGAGTTCAGGACTCATCCAAAAAGCAGTTGATAAACTTCAGTCAGATTATCCAGATATAAGTGTAGCTGAAATTAAAGCTTCCTTAGTGTTAACTCAATTAAGGAGCAAAGAAGATAATGTTGCTACTAAAATATTCCAAGTTGAATACACTGCTGGAGATCCAGAAAAAACACAAAAAGTTCTGAGCGCAATTCGACAAGTTTATGTGGAATATAACAAAGAACAACAGAATTCGCGTTTACAAAAAGGTCTGCAAATTATTAGGGAACAGTTAAGTAAAGCCAGTGAAGAAGTAAACGCGGCTGAGACAAATTTACAAAGGTTCCGCAGAAATCAGAATTTAATTGATCCAGAGTCACAGGCCAAAGCGATTGAGACAGCTTTAAATAATATTGCCCAAGAAAGACAAACAACTCGTGCTCAATATGGCGAAGCATTAGCACGCCAAAAATCTTTAGAAGAACAACTTAACCGTTCCCCTCAAAATGCTCTAGTTGCTTCTCGTCTGAGTCAATCTACTCGCTATCAAGGCTTACTGAACGAAATTCAAAAAAGCGAGCTGGCATTAGCACAAGAACGCTTACGTTTTACAGATGCAACTCCGAGTGTACAGAAGCTCAAAGAACAGCTTCAAAGCCAGAAGGAATTATTGCAACAAGAGGTAGGAAGAACTTTAGGCGAAAAGTCTGCTGGCGCGTTCACCAATGGAGACTCTCTTCTCGAAAAAGGACAGCTTGGCCAAATTGATCTCAGCCTAGCTGGTCAATTGGTAGAAACGCAGACAACTATAGTTGCTTTAACCGCTCGCGATCAAACTTTGGCCCAAAAAGAAAACGAGTTGCGTTTTGAAATCAAACGCTTCCCGCCTCTTTTAGCTTATTACAATCGGATGCTACCGCAGTTACAATTTAGCCGTGAAAGGTTAGAGCAGCTTTTAAGAGCAGAACAGCAATTGCGGCAAGAACTTTCCAAGGGTGGATTTAATTGGGAAGTTGTGGAAGAACCTCAAAAAGGTGGACAATTAGGCCCCAATCTTCAACAGAACTTGCTGTTAGGTGCTGTGGTTGGGTTTATGTTAGGAGGCATTGCTGCCTTTATTCGAGAATCGGCTGATGATGCAGTTCACACTACTGCTGAGTTGGAAAAGCAAATGGCCATGCCGTTGTTAGGGACAACTCCCAAATTACCGCCAGCCAAACCCAGAGAATCAATGATCAAGCTGCCCTTTGGTAAGCCAGAAGTTCTCGCCCCTTGGACAATTCAGGTACTGCAATCTCCACCGCGTTGGGAATCGCTGGATCTGATTTACAAAAACATTGAACTTTTAAATACTGTTGCTAACTTGAAATCTTTGATGATTACCTCAGCTTTACCCGATGAGGGTAAGTCAGCTTTGGCGTTGGGTTTGGCGATGAGTGCTGCCCGTTTACACAAAAGGGTACTGCTGATTGATGCCAATTTACGCGATCCCAATCTGCACGAACAATTGAATCTTCCTAATGAACAGGGGCTTTCAACTCTATTGGCTAGTGATGCAACTTTACCCAACCAGATTAGTCTTCAATACTCAGGTTCCGCCTACATCGATATTTTGACCGCCGGCCCCAGACCTGCTGACCCAGCTAATCTGTTGAGTTCTCCTCGGATGATGGAATTAATGGCAGCATTTGAGGAAAACTATGATTTGGTACTCATAGATGCTCCCCCAGTTCTCGGTTTGGTGGATGCTATGCTCACCGCATCATCTTGTCGTAGCGTGGTTATGGTGGCAAGCATTGGTATTGTGACGCGAAGTCAGCTTAATCAAGCTACAGCCATGTTAAGTAAGTTAAATCTGATTGGAGTTGTAGCTAATGGTGTATCCAACTCTAGTAGTAATTACGTACCTTATGTAAAACAACAGCAATTAGCTCTACGGCAAGCTGTAGAAAAGTAA
- the hepC gene encoding heterocyst development glycosyltransferase HepC — MTTSIIPTLENLYDVTQEHQDNRGYCTLQWRRGKLLVKPLGQVKQPYLPSLNSKRSLVECLQHSPVSLVSIDPKLGEALLRFWADACEEAQKPIFLSISASNKLSNQPFWRLIDWIAALVLLLLVSPVMLGLVVLMQVYSPGSLFCREWRVGERGKLFRVIRFRTQNTTALGRWMGKYSLDNLPQLFNVLRGDMSLTRSRCWTLEDAVQLNKLPEIKASWEVEAQSHLLHLDSQTL, encoded by the coding sequence ATGACAACTTCAATAATTCCAACTTTAGAGAATTTATATGATGTAACCCAGGAACACCAAGATAATCGTGGGTACTGCACACTCCAGTGGCGACGGGGTAAGCTGTTGGTGAAGCCGCTTGGACAAGTTAAACAACCATATTTGCCTTCATTAAATAGTAAGCGATCGCTAGTAGAATGCTTACAACATTCTCCAGTAAGTTTAGTAAGTATAGATCCCAAACTGGGCGAGGCTTTGCTCAGGTTTTGGGCAGATGCATGTGAAGAAGCTCAAAAGCCAATATTCCTAAGCATATCCGCTAGCAATAAACTGTCTAACCAACCCTTCTGGCGACTAATCGATTGGATTGCTGCTTTGGTGTTGCTGCTATTAGTAAGTCCAGTCATGTTGGGATTGGTTGTGTTAATGCAGGTTTACTCGCCAGGATCGCTTTTTTGCCGTGAGTGGCGTGTTGGAGAACGGGGTAAACTGTTTCGAGTAATCAGGTTTCGCACGCAAAACACTACAGCGCTAGGGCGTTGGATGGGTAAATACAGCCTCGATAATCTGCCCCAGTTATTTAACGTGCTGCGAGGTGACATGAGTTTAACCAGATCTCGTTGTTGGACTTTAGAAGATGCAGTACAGCTAAATAAATTACCAGAAATTAAAGCTTCGTGGGAAGTAGAAGCACAGTCTCACCTGTTACATCTAGATAGCCAAACACTGTAA
- the hepA gene encoding heterocyst formation ABC transporter subunit HepA, whose protein sequence is MHFQFTQQLRSLLKASSFWQDNYLLLREFKHFRKIVILALIFSILAATFEGVSIGFLLSFLQSLTSPNAQPVQTGIEWFDNLVLGANTSAINRLYRVSSLILLSTWLRVAFNYFGQVYTELSQLHFGDRLRKQIFEQLQSLSLSYFAKTRSGELINTITTEIERIRQGFSGAAFLITRGITTLVYLISMFLISWQLTVISALLFTLLGVGLSNLNARVRESSFGMTTANANFTSTAIEFINGIRTVHSCGTQEFERQRYYKASDKVVSTTTKVVFTWTLVKPIAEGVATTVLVGMIILAFTSLVSNGTLQVASLLTFFFVLFRFIPFVQDINGTRAFLNTLHGSADNIKNLLKSDDKNYFQNGTLQFKALERAINLVSVDFGYDDKNLVLHNITLTIEKGKMTALVGASGAGKTTLADLIPRFYNATEGNVYIDELDIRLFEINSLRRQIAVVSQDTFIFNTDVWQNIAYGTPQATNEQIQEAAKLANALEFILEMPEGFNTQLGDRGVRLSGGQRQRIAIARALLRNPEILILDEATSALDSVSERLIQDSLEKLSVGRTVIAIAHRLSTIAKADKVVVLEAGRIVEQGKYQELLGRKGKLWEYHQMQYYNS, encoded by the coding sequence ATGCATTTCCAATTTACTCAACAACTTCGTAGTCTGCTTAAAGCTTCTAGCTTCTGGCAGGACAACTATTTGCTATTGCGAGAATTTAAGCACTTTCGCAAGATTGTAATTTTAGCTTTGATATTCTCAATTCTGGCGGCAACTTTTGAAGGTGTCAGTATTGGTTTTTTACTTTCATTTTTGCAAAGCTTAACTAGTCCCAATGCTCAACCTGTCCAAACAGGAATAGAATGGTTTGACAATTTAGTATTGGGGGCGAATACATCAGCAATTAATCGTTTATATCGAGTATCTTCGCTGATTTTATTAAGTACTTGGTTACGTGTTGCCTTCAATTACTTTGGACAAGTTTATACTGAATTATCTCAACTGCATTTTGGCGATCGCTTACGTAAGCAAATTTTTGAACAGTTACAATCTTTATCCTTAAGTTACTTTGCCAAAACTCGTTCTGGTGAACTAATTAACACAATAACCACAGAAATTGAAAGGATAAGACAGGGTTTCAGTGGCGCAGCCTTTTTAATAACTAGAGGAATCACAACTCTTGTCTACTTGATTTCCATGTTTTTGATATCATGGCAACTAACTGTAATTTCAGCACTACTATTTACACTTTTAGGTGTAGGTTTATCTAATCTGAATGCCAGAGTCAGAGAATCAAGTTTTGGCATGACAACTGCTAATGCTAATTTTACATCAACAGCCATAGAATTTATTAATGGCATTCGCACAGTTCATTCCTGTGGTACTCAAGAATTTGAGCGCCAGCGTTATTATAAAGCCAGTGACAAGGTAGTAAGTACTACAACTAAAGTTGTATTCACTTGGACACTTGTCAAACCAATTGCCGAAGGGGTAGCTACTACGGTGTTGGTGGGAATGATTATTTTGGCATTCACTAGCCTGGTTAGTAATGGAACGCTACAAGTTGCTTCTTTGCTAACATTTTTCTTTGTCTTATTTCGCTTTATCCCGTTTGTTCAAGATATTAATGGCACGAGAGCATTTCTCAATACTCTACATGGCTCGGCAGACAACATTAAAAATCTGCTAAAAAGTGATGATAAAAATTATTTTCAGAATGGAACACTTCAGTTTAAAGCTTTAGAAAGAGCAATAAATTTAGTATCTGTTGATTTTGGTTACGATGACAAAAATTTAGTGTTGCATAATATTACCCTAACCATTGAAAAGGGGAAAATGACAGCATTAGTCGGAGCATCTGGTGCTGGTAAAACAACTCTTGCTGATTTGATTCCCCGATTTTATAATGCCACAGAGGGAAATGTTTATATCGATGAACTTGATATCAGGTTGTTTGAAATTAATTCTCTTCGTCGTCAAATAGCTGTTGTCAGTCAAGATACTTTTATCTTCAATACTGATGTTTGGCAAAATATTGCTTATGGTACTCCACAAGCTACTAATGAGCAAATTCAAGAAGCTGCTAAATTAGCCAATGCGTTGGAATTTATTTTAGAAATGCCTGAAGGTTTTAATACCCAATTGGGAGATCGGGGTGTTAGATTATCTGGAGGACAAAGACAGCGAATTGCTATCGCACGGGCGTTACTAAGAAACCCAGAAATCTTGATTTTGGATGAAGCGACTAGTGCTTTAGATTCTGTATCAGAGCGCTTGATTCAAGATTCATTAGAAAAGCTATCTGTGGGTAGAACAGTAATTGCGATCGCTCACCGTCTTTCTACTATTGCTAAAGCCGATAAAGTCGTAGTGTTAGAAGCAGGACGAATAGTAGAACAGGGCAAATATCAAGAATTACTCGGACGTAAAGGTAAGCTTTGGGAATATCACCAGATGCAATACTATAATTCGTAA
- a CDS encoding glycosyltransferase family 4 protein — protein sequence MINSINDAKRNDEQLDKGIFEEDLIYQCSNFDVGEGGGVETYLASLFEHRPPEVSDRVIKSLKNVDQSQFKLLHLHSPDLLLQLTGECPTVFSVHNHSLYCPSGTKYLAGQQTICDRNFSYLGCTWGKLADKCGSRRPLRTLKELQNTHQLLDALKKVKITFVANSEYVRQELIKNGVNSERIVTLHCGISIPKITTAPLNLDIHQNHRILFVGRIVSDKGLEWLLKTLIHTNPQIQLDIAGEGWERPRLERLANTLGLSNRITWHGWCDRNTLNNLYEQCFAVIFPSVWPEPAGLVTLEAYSRYRPVIGSAVGGIPEHLRDGETGILVPGNDIKKLADAIHDLYGDYEKSRYMGEQGHALLMKEFTMNAHVNNLRTIYAKTIAEFPSTKKIYSISQVK from the coding sequence ATGATTAACTCAATCAATGATGCCAAGCGAAATGATGAACAATTGGACAAAGGTATTTTTGAAGAAGACCTGATTTATCAATGCTCCAATTTCGATGTAGGCGAGGGCGGAGGTGTTGAAACTTATTTAGCTTCTCTGTTTGAACATCGACCACCTGAAGTTAGCGATCGCGTGATAAAATCGCTTAAGAATGTTGACCAAAGCCAGTTTAAGCTGCTGCACCTCCACAGCCCAGATTTACTTTTGCAGCTTACAGGCGAGTGTCCTACGGTTTTCAGCGTTCATAATCACTCATTGTACTGTCCTAGTGGCACAAAGTATTTAGCTGGACAGCAAACAATCTGCGATCGCAACTTCTCTTACTTAGGTTGTACTTGGGGTAAATTAGCAGATAAATGTGGTAGTCGTAGACCGTTAAGAACTCTTAAAGAACTTCAAAATACTCATCAGTTATTAGATGCTTTAAAAAAAGTAAAAATTACTTTTGTTGCTAATAGCGAATACGTGCGTCAAGAGTTGATTAAAAACGGTGTAAACTCTGAGAGAATTGTAACCTTACACTGTGGTATTTCTATACCAAAAATAACTACTGCACCCTTGAATTTAGATATCCATCAAAATCATAGAATTTTGTTTGTTGGACGGATTGTTTCTGATAAAGGTCTGGAATGGTTACTCAAAACTTTAATACATACAAATCCGCAAATTCAACTTGATATTGCAGGTGAAGGCTGGGAACGACCACGCTTAGAAAGGTTAGCAAATACACTCGGATTAAGTAACCGAATTACTTGGCATGGTTGGTGCGATCGCAACACATTAAATAACCTTTACGAACAGTGTTTTGCAGTTATCTTCCCTAGCGTTTGGCCTGAACCTGCTGGTCTTGTAACTCTAGAGGCATACTCTCGTTATCGACCTGTAATTGGTAGTGCAGTCGGAGGTATTCCAGAACATTTGCGAGATGGAGAAACAGGTATTCTTGTTCCAGGTAATGATATCAAAAAGCTGGCTGATGCGATTCATGATTTGTATGGGGATTATGAAAAAAGCCGATACATGGGCGAACAAGGTCATGCTTTATTAATGAAAGAATTTACCATGAATGCTCATGTGAATAATCTCCGAACAATTTATGCAAAAACAATAGCTGAATTTCCTTCTACGAAAAAAATATATAGCATTTCTCAAGTGAAATAA
- a CDS encoding glycosyltransferase family 2 protein, which yields MSSSQESQQSLVSVIIPTYNRPEYLKQAIASAVKQSYQNIEIIVSDNCSPENPQELVASFGDSRIRFWRHQQNVGMIANQQHGFKMARGKYVASLHDDDIWNEDFLAKLVPPLEANSELILAFCDQYIIDADSIINHAGTEENTRGYKRDKLAKGIHQPFYKIGLVDKSIPTAASCVIRNNIIDWDSMPSEVGGMWDLYLTYLCCISGYGAYYYPERLTRYRAHEQTDTMLSGSRDMQAKIRKAKSEMFCYQVFMEDVRLQQFKSYFQQKWLEANTTLGIGLLRSEQIAAARPYFWQALNQQRFDVRTIAALSLSFTPRFFADKLIEISK from the coding sequence ATGTCATCGTCTCAAGAATCTCAACAGTCTTTAGTTAGCGTTATTATCCCTACCTATAATAGACCAGAGTATCTCAAGCAAGCGATCGCTAGCGCTGTTAAACAAAGTTATCAAAATATCGAAATTATTGTTTCTGATAATTGTAGCCCAGAAAATCCTCAAGAACTTGTGGCATCTTTTGGTGATTCACGCATCAGATTTTGGCGACATCAGCAAAATGTTGGGATGATTGCTAATCAGCAGCATGGCTTCAAGATGGCGCGAGGTAAATATGTTGCTAGTCTTCATGATGATGATATCTGGAATGAAGATTTTTTAGCAAAGCTAGTACCACCTTTAGAAGCAAATTCTGAGTTAATTCTTGCTTTTTGCGACCAATATATCATAGATGCAGATAGCATAATTAATCATGCTGGAACTGAAGAAAATACACGCGGTTATAAGCGAGACAAACTAGCAAAAGGAATTCATCAACCTTTTTACAAAATTGGATTGGTAGATAAAAGCATACCTACTGCTGCCTCTTGTGTGATTCGTAATAATATTATCGATTGGGATAGTATGCCCTCAGAAGTTGGCGGAATGTGGGATTTATATTTAACTTATCTCTGTTGTATATCTGGTTACGGTGCTTACTATTATCCAGAGAGATTGACACGATATCGTGCCCATGAGCAAACTGATACTATGCTCAGTGGTAGTCGAGATATGCAGGCAAAAATCCGCAAAGCTAAAAGCGAAATGTTTTGTTATCAAGTCTTTATGGAAGACGTTCGGTTACAGCAATTTAAAAGTTACTTTCAACAGAAATGGTTAGAAGCTAATACAACTTTAGGAATTGGTTTACTACGAAGTGAACAGATAGCCGCAGCACGCCCTTATTTTTGGCAGGCATTGAATCAACAAAGATTTGATGTGCGAACTATAGCGGCGCTAAGTCTTAGTTTTACTCCGCGTTTTTTCGCAGACAAATTAATAGAAATCTCTAAATGA
- a CDS encoding glycosyltransferase family 4 protein codes for MKLCIVTHKIKKGDGQGRVNYEVAQEAIRRGHELTLLASEVASELEDNSQVNWISIPVKGYPTEFVRNFIFAQKSADWLRQHRSKIDLVKVNGAINLAAADVNAVHFVHSSWLRSPVHISRNRRDLYGLYQWLFTAFNARWEKQAFQKAQVVVAVSEKVAQELVNIGVPRSRIRVIVNGVDLEEFAPGASDRQKLGLPENVTLALFAGDIRTPRKNLDTVLHALAKVPDLHLVVVGHTQGSPFPELAASLGLSDRVHFVGFRRDIPQIMQAVDLFVFPSRYEACSLVLLEALSSGLPVITATATGGGELVTPECGIVLSDSDDIDALAVALMSLVSDRALIQQMGKAARSVAEKHSWTTMAQTYVDLFEELSNNAEHRSDTDLSPSTRPITLPFGATGAN; via the coding sequence ATGAAACTTTGTATTGTTACTCATAAAATCAAAAAAGGTGATGGTCAAGGGCGGGTAAATTACGAAGTAGCTCAAGAAGCAATTCGTCGTGGTCATGAATTGACATTATTGGCTAGTGAAGTCGCATCAGAACTAGAAGATAATAGTCAAGTTAATTGGATTTCAATTCCAGTCAAAGGCTATCCGACAGAATTTGTGCGGAATTTCATATTTGCCCAAAAGAGTGCAGATTGGTTACGGCAACATCGCTCTAAGATTGATTTAGTTAAAGTCAATGGCGCAATTAACCTGGCTGCGGCTGATGTAAATGCTGTACATTTTGTCCACAGTTCATGGTTGCGATCGCCTGTTCATATTTCCCGCAACCGCCGAGATTTGTATGGTTTATATCAATGGCTATTTACGGCTTTTAATGCCCGTTGGGAAAAACAGGCTTTCCAAAAAGCGCAGGTTGTCGTAGCGGTATCGGAAAAGGTAGCGCAGGAATTAGTTAACATTGGTGTGCCGCGTTCTCGGATTCGTGTAATTGTCAATGGCGTTGATTTAGAAGAGTTTGCCCCTGGTGCAAGCGACCGCCAAAAATTAGGTTTACCGGAGAATGTCACCTTAGCATTGTTCGCCGGAGATATCCGCACACCTAGAAAGAACTTAGATACGGTGCTGCACGCCTTAGCGAAAGTTCCAGATTTACATTTAGTAGTGGTGGGACACACCCAAGGTAGTCCTTTCCCAGAATTAGCAGCATCTTTAGGGTTAAGCGATCGCGTGCATTTTGTGGGATTTCGCCGTGATATCCCCCAAATTATGCAAGCAGTAGATTTATTTGTTTTTCCTTCCCGATACGAAGCTTGCAGCCTCGTATTGTTAGAAGCACTTTCTTCAGGATTGCCTGTAATTACTGCCACAGCTACCGGAGGCGGAGAGTTGGTGACACCAGAATGTGGCATCGTCTTATCCGACTCAGATGATATTGATGCTTTGGCTGTGGCGTTGATGTCCTTGGTGAGCGATCGCGCCCTCATACAGCAAATGGGCAAAGCAGCTCGCTCTGTGGCAGAAAAACATAGCTGGACTACTATGGCACAAACTTATGTGGATCTATTCGAGGAGTTAAGCAATAATGCGGAACACCGTTCTGATACCGACTTATCGCCGTCCACAAGACCTATCACGCTGCCTTTTGGCGCTACAGGAGCAAACTAA
- a CDS encoding glycosyltransferase family 2 protein yields the protein MRNTVLIPTYRRPQDLSRCLLALQEQTKPVDQVIVVVRDTDAETWEFLAQLNAPNLPLHTVKVTQPGVVAALNAGLAAVEGDIVSITDDDAAPHPDWLERIAAYFTCDSHLGGLGGRDWIYHGSKLEDESRPVVGQLQWFGRVIGNHHLGVGEPREVDILKGVNMSFRTQAIGQLRFDERMRGTGAQVHFEMAFTLTLKRAGWKIIYDPNVAVDHYPAQRFDEDQRNNFNEIAFINLVHNETLVLLEHLPFIRRIIFLLWAVFVGTCDSLGFVQWLRFLPSQGQLAGKKLLASWRGRWQGYKQFVIGH from the coding sequence ATGCGGAACACCGTTCTGATACCGACTTATCGCCGTCCACAAGACCTATCACGCTGCCTTTTGGCGCTACAGGAGCAAACTAAACCCGTTGATCAGGTGATAGTAGTTGTCCGTGACACGGATGCAGAAACTTGGGAATTCTTGGCGCAATTAAACGCGCCCAATTTGCCATTGCATACTGTGAAAGTCACACAACCGGGAGTAGTAGCTGCCCTCAACGCCGGACTAGCAGCAGTGGAGGGTGATATCGTTTCCATTACTGATGATGATGCTGCACCTCACCCAGATTGGTTAGAGCGCATCGCCGCTTACTTTACCTGTGATAGCCATCTCGGCGGACTGGGAGGGCGTGATTGGATATACCACGGCAGCAAATTAGAAGACGAATCCCGCCCAGTAGTGGGACAGTTGCAGTGGTTTGGCCGAGTGATTGGCAACCATCACCTGGGAGTAGGAGAACCCCGCGAAGTCGATATTCTCAAGGGCGTAAACATGAGTTTTCGTACCCAAGCAATTGGACAACTGCGCTTTGACGAGCGGATGCGCGGTACTGGAGCGCAGGTACATTTTGAAATGGCATTCACTCTGACATTAAAACGGGCTGGTTGGAAGATAATTTACGATCCTAATGTTGCTGTAGATCACTATCCGGCACAACGTTTTGATGAAGATCAGCGAAATAATTTTAACGAAATTGCCTTTATTAATTTAGTCCATAATGAAACCTTAGTTTTATTAGAGCATTTGCCATTTATCCGCCGAATTATATTTTTATTATGGGCAGTATTTGTGGGTACATGCGATAGCTTGGGTTTCGTCCAATGGCTGAGATTTTTACCTAGCCAAGGGCAGTTGGCAGGGAAAAAATTACTGGCATCTTGGCGGGGACGTTGGCAAGGATATAAACAATTTGTCATTGGTCATTAG